In Leopardus geoffroyi isolate Oge1 chromosome D1, O.geoffroyi_Oge1_pat1.0, whole genome shotgun sequence, the genomic stretch GCCTCTTCACTACCTCCTTTGAGCTACTTGTCTTAATCCACCCTACAGTCTTTTGTGATGAAGGGACAATCATtatagaaaagggaaaattttttgtaagtaaatataacaaaataaaatctagggcCGCCCGGTGGGCTCAGTCGGGGCTCAGTCGGGAGAGCAtacgattcttgatttcagggttgtgagttcaagccccacactgggtgtagagattactttaaaagaaaaagaaaagaaactggaaaactaACTTCAGTCCAAGTCCGTCCATACCCATATAATTAGGTTCTTTAAAATACAcagagaggagcacctgggtggctcagttggttaagcttccaacttcagcttgggtcatgatctcacagttcatgagttcaagcccggtgttgggctctgtgctacagctcagagcctggagcctgcttcagattctgtgtctccctctctcactgcccctcccctgctcatgccctctctctcaaaaataaataaaacgttttaagaaataaaataaaatacacagattcAGCAACTGACCCCAACACTCCCAGCTAGTGAGTGGGCAAGCACTGGCTCTTAGTGACATTTTCTCCCCACTGCTTTTTTGGCTTTCCGACGTGCCTTGCACTTGCAAAGCCCTGGACGATTTTGAAAGCATTTCCGGGTGTTACCTCATTGGAGGTCACGTTCCCACCCTGGGTCAGTAGCTAATGCTGGGACACGAGAAATGTCCAGATATCTTCTGGTCCCTCAAGCTTACAGGCCTCCACCTCACCCCCGTGAACGGAACCAAAACTCACTCCTCTGCTACGTCTTCCTCCTCTTCACCTGGGTTGAATGACTCATCTGAAGAAGAACACGGGATGCATCAGCATCACCCCATACGGAGACCCCAGCCCCTACCCAGATACCCAGCTCTGGCCCAGGCAAGAGTCTgaccgcccccagccccagcaccaCCGAGGCTAGCCCACTGgtacccccagccccagcaccgCCAAGGCTAGCCCACCGGTTTCTTCTCCTGAGTCATCGCTGCTGTCGTTGGCATTCTCTTCCCGGATCTTGCCCTCTTCCTTCATCCGCTCCAAGTAGGCATCATGCTGGTCCTCATCAGAGTCGGCATACTCGTCGTAGCTTGGGTTCATGCCCTAGCCAGAGAAGAGAGGCGAGTGAGGGCCGGCTCACCCTGGTGCAGAAGCCCTGTACACTCAAAAGCACACCCCCATGCCTGTGAGTAAGACCAGCTCCCAGAAGATCCTGGGGCCGGACTGTCCACACACAGCCAACATGCAGGGCCGATGCCCGAGGACTTCCTGCCAACTGGGTTAGTCCCAGCCCCTCCCACTCCCGGCCCCGCTGGGGGCTCCTGAGGGGCTGCAGAGGCTGCTCTAAGGTCATGCTGAGGAAACCTGCACCAGGAGGGGGGAAGGGTCACACGCACCTCTTTTTTCTATAAgggtaagaagaaaagagagagtgaaGAAGAAGCCAGGAGAATCCATCCCTGCCCACCCCGACAGGAGAAGAGGGTCATCCTTTCCACACACACAGATACCTCTTTTAATCCTCGGTTCTTGATGTTGAGTTTTTTTGCGTTGACAAAATCAAACAGTTTCCCATACTCCTCCCTGTGTGGGGAGAGGCACCATGTTACTAGGTGGAGGGGCTGACGCAGGGGTGCATCGTGTGCTGGTCCGACACCCGTCGGTCAGGGCAGACCGTGGGGCCTGGAGCTGGTCCGACAGCCGTCAGCCAGGGCGGACTGTGGGGCCTGCAGCTGGCGAGCACGCTGCCCAACCTAACAGCCCACAGACCCCTGGGGGCAGCGGCGAGGGAGAGTCAGACACTAGTCTTCAAAGGAACCTGCAGTGTCAAGCATCTGGGAAAGAAAGGATGGGGAAGGGTGTGTACCCAGGCACCAGATatgcccagggcaggggcagaacaTCAGGGAAAGGGACGTTCTCATCTTTGTACTAGTCTGAATTTCGTACTTCACAGGTTGTTATGAAGACTCAGCCTGAAGATGTTTGTAAGACGCTCAGCCCACagtgagcactcaataaacattagctactCTCTTCCCGGGCACAAAGCTCATTCCGGGAAAGGGAGAGATAGCATTTCCATCACAGGGGGAGTGAAGAAGGGCTAGTACCGGACACCTAATATGGGAAACAATCTAAGTACACAAAGTGATAGGCTTTCCTCCAAGGAGGACCAAATCCCAGGGACgcaaaagaaaaattctgctCAAGGCTTGAAAAGTTGGGGAAGAGTCACAGGCCCAGAATGCCTAGGAAGTGACTGGCGGAAGCCCTCACCTCTCAATGCTACTGAAGGTGTACTGGGTGCCCTGCTTGGTCTCAATTTCAAAGTCAAAGGAGCGAGTGGTGGTGGTGCCACGGGCGAAGTTGACAAAGGAGATCTCATCGAAGCGGATGTGCACGGGGGGCTTGTGGACGTAGATGAAGCCCCGCTCCAGGGGGTACAGCAGTCCTGAGCTCGCCTTGTAGGAGCAGGTGATGCACTGGGCCCCTGAGTGCCTGGTGGAGGATGTGGGGAGCCCAGTCAGTGCCTACCTCAGCAGCAGGTGGCAAAGAGCCAAAGGCACCTCTCTCAGCAGCGACATGAGTGTCCTCAGGCCCTCTCGTGAGGAAACCTCACTAGGCTGACCCCTAAGGAGACAACTGACACCCATCATGGTCAGACCCAACCGGACCTCCAAGAGATTAGGTTCCCAGCACGGTGCCCCTAGGCGGGCCAGAGCCCAGACCAGCACTCTCACCCTTGGAAGTTGCCTGGGACTGTAATCTTGCGGTTGACCAGGGCTTTCATGACCCGGCTGACCATCTCGTACAGGGATCCTGACATGTTCTTAGTGAGCCGCCCCTCAAAGCGCTTCTCCACCTCTTCCCTGCAAACAGAGGAATGCGAGGTCACAAGCACTGCTGCCTTCTAACAGCACGCCGGTCTCCTGCCAGGACAGCGAGGGACAAGAGTTCAGGGACACACTTACTCGTTCATGTTGAGAGTCAAGGAGATGTCCTCATCCTTGGAGAAGAGGAGGATGAGGAAGTGGTAACGGGTTTGGCCCTGCTTGATGGGGGGATCTAGGCTGATCTGGTAAGAAGAGCCGACAAGGTTTAGCACCCCGAGAACTGCTGACGAACCGAACACCGGCAAGATCCATCTCCTGAAGACTCGGGCACAAACCAGGCCGATCCACCCCCAGGGGCTTCTGCTTACCACAAAGAACATCTGGCGCTGGTCCTTGTGGGGCAGCAGAAAGAGACGCAGCACGGTGGTATAGGGGATCTTGTAGTCGAAGGTCTTGCCGTGCAGGTGCAGAAAGGTGGGGTAGATCCGAATGTCATAACGGCCTCGGGGAGTCAGACACTGCAGCTCCCGGAAGATGCAGATGGCGTCTCCAGTGGCCTGGATCACGTCCGCCTTGGACAGCACGTTCTGGGCAAAGGCCTGCAGAAGCGCACACTGGTAGTCAGGCAGCGGCGACCTGCTCCCAGGCCGGCCAGGGCCTGCTCAGCGCCATATGCTCCCAAGGCAAAGAGGGGAGGCCTCACCTCAACAGGGTCCACGCCATCCTCCTGGGTGGGAGGCACATAGAAGCGCACCTCCATGAGAGAGACCTCTGCGTCGTCGTTCTGGTGGAATTCTAGTGTCACCTCATTCTTGCCTGTGGTACACTGGGACACGTTGCTCAGGGGGATCTCGAAGACCGGCTGGTCACCGATGTCAAAGGAAAGCAGCTGCCCTGAGGGGTAAGGGCTTATCAACCACAAGCTCCTTCCCTCAAGGTGTGCAGAAACAGCCTTCCCACCAGACTGCTGACCTCCTGAGGGTAGGGCCTGGGGCTGTTCTGTTCACACTGTCCCCCCAAGACGAGGCACACTGCCTCATACCCCCTTCGTCCTTAATAAATATATGAtgaactataggggcacctgggtggctcagtcggttaaacgtccagctcttgaatttggctcaggtcatgatctcacggttcgtgagttcgagccctgagtcgggctctgtgctggcagcacggagcctgatggggattctttctctctctgcctctgtctctgcccctcccctgctcacgcgctctttgcctctctctcaaaataagcaaacattaaaaaaatttttgttgaatgtatGATTAATTACAAACTGACAAGAAACCAGAAATAGTAGCAGAAAGGAGCAAAACAAGGTAAAGGCTGACATCCTTCATCGGACCTTCTCCTCCAAACCTTAGTCTTCCCAGGACTCACCACCAAACTTCACCGTTCCCCAGTTCCAGCCCTTCACACAGAGGTCCTTCTCCATAAGCTCAAGACGATAATGAGTTTTGAAGAAATCTGAGAGTTTCTCAAACTCCTGTGGGTAGAGGGCAGAGAGCAATCCCTGTAAACCCCGGTGGCCTTAACACAAACTTAAGCATGCTGAGATTATCTGTGAGAAACTGCTTCAGTATCCTTTCTATCAGAAACCCAGGCTGTTGAAAGAAGTTGTTGCTGAGGACCAGACCCTCAGACTAGGGGAGGAGGAAAGTATATGAATAACATTTCTGGTTATAGGCCTCACAGTGCCCTCTGACTTTATAGAAGTACTGCtttaacaagagagaaaataaaaaacgGAGTAAGACCTTTGACTCGAGCagttcaaaacagaaaaagaaaactcaaactaAAGCACTAAGACTCTGAATCCGGACAAAGGCAATGAGCAGAAACCACCAAAAA encodes the following:
- the SSRP1 gene encoding FACT complex subunit SSRP1 isoform X2; protein product: MAETLEFNDIYQEVKGSMNDGRLRLSRQGIIFKNSKTGKVDNIQAGELTEGIWRRVALGHGLKLLTKNGHVYKYDGFRESEFEKLSDFFKTHYRLELMEKDLCVKGWNWGTVKFGGQLLSFDIGDQPVFEIPLSNVSQCTTGKNEVTLEFHQNDDAEVSLMEVRFYVPPTQEDGVDPVEAFAQNVLSKADVIQATGDAICIFRELQCLTPRGRYDIRIYPTFLHLHGKTFDYKIPYTTVLRLFLLPHKDQRQMFFVISLDPPIKQGQTRYHFLILLFSKDEDISLTLNMNEEEVEKRFEGRLTKNMSGSLYEMVSRVMKALVNRKITVPGNFQGHSGAQCITCSYKASSGLLYPLERGFIYVHKPPVHIRFDEISFVNFARGTTTTRSFDFEIETKQGTQYTFSSIEREEYGKLFDFVNAKKLNIKNRGLKEGMNPSYDEYADSDEDQHDAYLERMKEEGKIREENANDSSDDSGEETDESFNPGEEEEDVAEEFDSNASASSSSNEGDSDRDEKKRKQLKKAKMAKDRKSRKKPVEVKKGKDPNAPKRPMSAYMLWLNASREKIKSDHPGISITDLSKKAGEIWKGMSKEKKEEWDRKAEDARREYEKAMKEYEGGRGESSKRDKSKKKKKVKVKVEKKSTPSRGSSSKSSSRQLSESFKSKEFVSSDESSSGENKSKKKRRRSEDSEEEELASTPPSSEDSASGSDE
- the SSRP1 gene encoding FACT complex subunit SSRP1 isoform X1, encoding MAETLEFNDIYQEVKGSMNDGRLRLSRQGIIFKNSKTGKVDNIQAGELTEGIWRRVALGHGLKLLTKNGHVYKYDGFRESEFEKLSDFFKTHYRLELMEKDLCVKGWNWGTVKFGGQLLSFDIGDQPVFEIPLSNVSQCTTGKNEVTLEFHQNDDAEVSLMEVRFYVPPTQEDGVDPVEAFAQNVLSKADVIQATGDAICIFRELQCLTPRGRYDIRIYPTFLHLHGKTFDYKIPYTTVLRLFLLPHKDQRQMFFVISLDPPIKQGQTRYHFLILLFSKDEDISLTLNMNEEEVEKRFEGRLTKNMSGSLYEMVSRVMKALVNRKITVPGNFQGHSGAQCITCSYKASSGLLYPLERGFIYVHKPPVHIRFDEISFVNFARGTTTTRSFDFEIETKQGTQYTFSSIEREEYGKLFDFVNAKKLNIKNRGLKEKKEGMNPSYDEYADSDEDQHDAYLERMKEEGKIREENANDSSDDSGEETDESFNPGEEEEDVAEEFDSNASASSSSNEGDSDRDEKKRKQLKKAKMAKDRKSRKKPVEVKKGKDPNAPKRPMSAYMLWLNASREKIKSDHPGISITDLSKKAGEIWKGMSKEKKEEWDRKAEDARREYEKAMKEYEGGRGESSKRDKSKKKKKVKVKVEKKSTPSRGSSSKSSSRQLSESFKSKEFVSSDESSSGENKSKKKRRRSEDSEEEELASTPPSSEDSASGSDE